Genomic segment of Archangium lipolyticum:
CCGGCTCCACCTCCACCGGGGCGCTCGTCTGGGGTTGCGCCGGGACGGCGGTGTTGGCCGCTTGCGCCGCCTGCTGCTCGGCCAGCCGCCGCAGCAGCAGCTCGCGCTTCTCGGGAGGCAGGTTGGCGATGCGCTTCTCGAGGTCGCTCGTCTTGTTGCTCATTCCAGCTCCGAAAGGAGGGCTTCCAGGGCAGCGGTGTCCGTCGCGGCCGTGCGTGCCTGGAGGATGACCGTCGCCATACCGGCGGGAGTGGGGTGCTCGAACAGCGTGCGCAGGGGCAGCTCCACCTGGAAGGACTCGCGCACGCGGGAGAGCACCTGGGTCCCCAGCAGGGAGTGCCCTCCCAATTCGAAGAAGTCGTCGTGGATGCCGACCTCGGCCACGCCGAGCAGCTCCTGCCAGATGTCGGTCAGGCCGCGCTCGAGGCTGTCACGCGGGGCCTCGTAGGCGGTGCGCAGCCGCGGACGGCGGTGGCGCGTGGTGGGGACCCGGGCCGCCTGTTGCACCTGCTGCACCCAGAGGGTGCGCCGGGCCGCCAGGTCATGCGTGGAGACGATCCACCGCGCGGCCTCGGGAGCCGCCAGCAGCCGGCGCAGGGCGTCCATGCCCTCGGGCAGGGTGATGGAGGTGCCCGCCTCGTCCTCGTCCCGGGCCTGCCAGCCATCCCAGCCAACGGAGATCCACGGCGTCGCCCCCTCGCGGGAGCGGACGGCGGCGAGGCAGTCCAGGAAGGCATTGCCGGCGGCGTACGCGGAGAAGCCCAGGCCACCCAGCACGGTGGAGATGGAGGACTGGAGGAGGACGAAGTCCAGCGGCTGATCGCGCAGCGCCTCGACGAGCGCGAGCGTGCCCCGCACCTTGGCCCGCACCAGGGGCTCGCAGCGCTCGGGCGTGGAGTCCCGCATGGCCACGTGCGTGTCCTCGCCGACGACTCCCGCCGAGTGCACCACGCCATGCAGCGCGCCGAAGCGCTCGCGGGCCTGGGCCAACGCCTGCTCCAACTGCGCCGGCTGCGACACGTCCGCGCGCACCAGCAGCACCTGGGCTCCCCGTGCCTCCAGGGCCTGCAACCGCCGGATCTTCCGCGACACCCCATCCTGCTCGCCGCGCGCGGCCAGCCACGCCGGCCACTCCTGGCGCTCGGGGAAGGGGGAGCGTCCCACCAGCACCAGCCTGGCGCGCGCCGCCGAGGCGAGATACTCCGCCATCATCAGTCCGATGCGGCCCAGGCCACCCGTCACCAGGTAGGTGCCGCCCTCGCGCAGCCGTCCCAGGCCCTGGCTCGGGGCGGGCAGCGGGTGCGGTGCGTAGCCCTCCACCCACCGGTGCTCGCCACGCAGGGCCACCAGGGGCTCATGGGACGGGGCGCGCAGCTCCGCCACCACCTGCTTCGCCAGCCGCGTCAGCCGGGCGCCACCCTGCGCGGGCGCCACCACGTCCAACAACTGGCAGCGCAGCCGCGGGTACTCCTCCTGGGGCAGCACGCGGCACGGTCCCAGCAACAACGCGTTGCCCGGACGCAGCGGCTCGTCTCCCGTCACGTCCTGCGTGCCGCAGGTGACGACATGGAGCGTGCTCTCCGCCTGTCCCAGGCGCGGCCCGAGGGCCTGCGCCAGCGCGAGCAGATCCTGGAAGCCCCGCTCCTGCTCCGCCTCCAGCGAGGACGCCGGCTCCAGGCTCCACAGGTGCAGCACGTGCTCGGGCAGGGAGCCCTGCTGGCGCAGCTCCTCCATCAGGGCCTCGTGATCGGCCCGGCGCCCCGGGGCCAGTCCCCACTCGCGCTCACCGAGCCGGGCCAGGCCCTCCGCGCGCGGTACCACCCGCACCACCCGTGCGCCCGAGGCCTCCAGCCCCTCCACCACCTGCCGGCCCAGTCCCGTGCCGTCCACGTACACCAGCCAGCGCGTGCCGCTCAGCTCCTTCGAGCCCGTGGCCGGCAGCCGCGCCGGCTTCCACGCCGGGACGTGGAACCAGGCGCCCACCTCGGTCTTCTTGCCCGCCGTGCCCGGCGCCTGCTGCACCATCGCCATACCGGCGCCGCGCTCGATCCAATAGCGCTCGCGCTGGAAGGGGTAGGTGGGCAGGGGCAGACGGCCGCGCTTCTCGGAGGCGTACAGCTTCGCCGCCTCCAGCTTCACGCCCTCCTGCCAGAGCTGGCCCGCGGCCTCCAGCAGGGGCGAGCCGGTACCGGGCCGCTCACGCCGCGCGCCCAGCGAGCCCACCACCGTCACCGCCGCGGCGCTCCCCGCGCACTGGCGCACCAGCGTGCTCAGCGCCCGTCCCGGACCCACCTCGAGGAAGATGCGCGAGGGCTCGGAGAGCAGCGTGGCCACGCCCTCGGCGAAGCGCACCGGGCGCCGCAGGTGGTCCGCCCAGTAGCGGGGATTGGTGGCCTGCTCGGCGGTGATCCACGTCCCCGTGACGTTGGAGATGAAGGGGATCTTCGGTGGAGACAGGCGCAGCGTGCGCACCCTGGCCTCGAAGAGAGGCAGTGCCGCCTCCATCATCGCCGAGTGGAAGGCGTGCGAGGTGTGCAGGCGGCGGTGCTGCACGCCCTGCTGCGACAGGCGCGTCTCCAGTGCCTGGATGGCGGGGGTCGGCCCGGTCGCCACACACAGGGCCGGCGCGTTGATGGAGGCCAGCTCCAGCTCCGCTCCCAGCAGCGGACGCAGCTCCTGCTCGGACAGGGCCACCGAGAGCATGGCGCCCTCGGGCTGCCGCTGCATGAGCCGGCCGCGCTCGGCCACCAGCGCCAGCGCGTCATCCACCGAGAACACCCCGGCGAGGCACGCGGCCACGTACTCGCCCAGGCTGTGGCCCACCATCGCCTGGGGCTTCACTCCCCAGCTCATCCACAGCCGCGCCAGCGCGTACTCCACGACGAAGAGCGCCGGCTGCGCCAGGGCCGTCTGCTCGAGCCGCTCGGCGGCCTGCTCCTCCTGGCCCTGCTTCGGGTAGAGCACCTCGCGCAGATCGAACCCCAGGTGCGGCACCAGCTTCTTGCAGCACTCCTCCAGGTGGCGGCGGAAGACGGGCTCGGAGGCGTACTCCTCTCGCGCCATGCCCGGCTCCTGCGTTCCCTGGCCCGGGAAAAGGAAGACAACGGGGCGCTCGTTGGCCTCCTGCTCCGTGGTGAGCACCCGGCCGGGCTCGCGTGACTGGAGGAGCCGCTGGGCCTCCGCCGTGTCGCCGCAGACCAGGACGCGGCGGTGCGCGAAGCGCCTGCGCCCCGCCAGCAGCGTGTAGGCCACGTCTCCCAGGTCCGCCTCCGGGTGGCTGGAGAGCCACGAGGCCAGGTTGTCGGTGGCCTGCTCCAGGGCCTCGGGCGTGCGGGCCGAGAGCGCCAGCAGGTGCCGCGGCTTCGCGCTGGGTTGGAGCTCCCTTGCCGGGGCCTCCTCGAAGACGGCGTGGGCGTTGGTGCCGCCCATGCCAAAGGAGCTGAGACCCGCGCGCCGGGGGGCTCCGGGCGGGGCGGGCCAGGGCTTCAGCACGTCGTTGACGTAGAAGGGCCCGCCATCGAAGTCGATACGCGGGTTGGGCTGGGTGAAGTGCAGCGTGGGCGGCATCTCGCGGTTGCGCAGCGAGAGCGCCACCTTGATCAGCCCGGCCAGACCAGCGGCCGCGTCCGTGTGGCCGATGTTCGTCTTCACCGCGCCCAGCGCGCAGGTGCGCCGCTGCCCCGCCCGCGAGCGGAAGGCCTGGTTGAGCGCGGCCACCTCGATGGGATCTCC
This window contains:
- a CDS encoding type I polyketide synthase, producing MSEQAPAENPAEAIAIIGMAGRFPGAPDVEAFWRNLRQGVESRTTFTDEQLEAAGVDRSLYSRPDYVRSGFVLEGTELFDAAFFGYSPREAEVMDPQQRLFLECAWQALEHGGYEPASFPGPIALFGGTGPSSYLLTRLLPNAQVMESVGAYALTLANDKDFLCTRVAHKLDLRGPAVTVQTACSTGLVAVHMACQSLLSRESDMALAGAVSFSSDPHTGELYSPGGIHSPDGHCRAFDAQAQGTAGSGGVGVVLLKRLSEALEDGDFIHAVVLSTAINNDGSAKVGFTAPGVEGQAAVITEALAVAGVEPESIQFIETHGTGTTLGDPIEVAALNQAFRSRAGQRRTCALGAVKTNIGHTDAAAGLAGLIKVALSLRNREMPPTLHFTQPNPRIDFDGGPFYVNDVLKPWPAPPGAPRRAGLSSFGMGGTNAHAVFEEAPARELQPSAKPRHLLALSARTPEALEQATDNLASWLSSHPEADLGDVAYTLLAGRRRFAHRRVLVCGDTAEAQRLLQSREPGRVLTTEQEANERPVVFLFPGQGTQEPGMAREEYASEPVFRRHLEECCKKLVPHLGFDLREVLYPKQGQEEQAAERLEQTALAQPALFVVEYALARLWMSWGVKPQAMVGHSLGEYVAACLAGVFSVDDALALVAERGRLMQRQPEGAMLSVALSEQELRPLLGAELELASINAPALCVATGPTPAIQALETRLSQQGVQHRRLHTSHAFHSAMMEAALPLFEARVRTLRLSPPKIPFISNVTGTWITAEQATNPRYWADHLRRPVRFAEGVATLLSEPSRIFLEVGPGRALSTLVRQCAGSAAAVTVVGSLGARRERPGTGSPLLEAAGQLWQEGVKLEAAKLYASEKRGRLPLPTYPFQRERYWIERGAGMAMVQQAPGTAGKKTEVGAWFHVPAWKPARLPATGSKELSGTRWLVYVDGTGLGRQVVEGLEASGARVVRVVPRAEGLARLGEREWGLAPGRRADHEALMEELRQQGSLPEHVLHLWSLEPASSLEAEQERGFQDLLALAQALGPRLGQAESTLHVVTCGTQDVTGDEPLRPGNALLLGPCRVLPQEEYPRLRCQLLDVVAPAQGGARLTRLAKQVVAELRAPSHEPLVALRGEHRWVEGYAPHPLPAPSQGLGRLREGGTYLVTGGLGRIGLMMAEYLASAARARLVLVGRSPFPERQEWPAWLAARGEQDGVSRKIRRLQALEARGAQVLLVRADVSQPAQLEQALAQARERFGALHGVVHSAGVVGEDTHVAMRDSTPERCEPLVRAKVRGTLALVEALRDQPLDFVLLQSSISTVLGGLGFSAYAAGNAFLDCLAAVRSREGATPWISVGWDGWQARDEDEAGTSITLPEGMDALRRLLAAPEAARWIVSTHDLAARRTLWVQQVQQAARVPTTRHRRPRLRTAYEAPRDSLERGLTDIWQELLGVAEVGIHDDFFELGGHSLLGTQVLSRVRESFQVELPLRTLFEHPTPAGMATVILQARTAATDTAALEALLSELE